In one window of Pagrus major chromosome 12, Pma_NU_1.0 DNA:
- the btf3 gene encoding transcription factor BTF3, which produces MKETMNQEKLAKLQAQVRIGGKGSARRKKKVVHRTATADDKKLQFSLKKLGVNNISGIEEVNMFTNQGTVIHFNNPKVQASLAANTFTITGHAETKQLTEMLPGILNQLGADSLTSLRRLAEALPKQAADGKAPIATVEEEDDDVPDLVENFDEASKDEAN; this is translated from the exons atgaaagaAACAATGAATCAAGAAAAACTAGCTAAACTACAGGCACAAGTCCGCATCGGCGGCAAG GGCAGTGCTCGCAGAAAGAAGAAGGTTGTACACAGAACAGCAACTGCAGATGACAAGAAGCTCCAGTTCTCCTTAAAGAAACTCGGTGTCAACAATATTTCTGGTATTGAGGAG GTTAACATGTTTACAAATCAAGGGACAGTCATCCACTTCAACAATCCCAAAGTGCAGGCCTCCCTCGCAGCCAACACCTTCACCATCACTGGCCACGCCGAGACCAAGCAGCTGACCGAGATGCTGCCGGGCATCCTGAACCAGCTGGGAGCCGACAGTCTGACGAGCCTCAGGAGACTCGCAGAGGCACTGCCCAAGCAGG CTGCAGATGGAAAAGCACCGATTGCAACAGTagaagaggaagacgatgaCGTTCCAG